TTTTTAAGGGGCCTTAGACCTTACACTCTTCCTTTTGTAAAAAAATTGACGCAATTTTTACGGCCTGTATCAAACATATCAACAACACTTTAATATTTACAAGAGGGGGGCAATTTAAGAATCTATCAATCTCATGTTAATCGATTGTATTGAATGCGGGGGCCCCGTGTCGACAAAGGCAAAAGCCTGCATGAAATGTGGCTCACCTCCGATGGCAACCTGTTTTGAATGTGGTAGGCCTGTCACTCCTGAGGCGGGAGCTTGCGAGTATTGTGGAGCTCACAATGAACCAGGTAGCGAGGATGCTCTGCCAAATTTGTCTACCCCCGTGGACGTGCCGCCTCGTTTGCCTCGCTCCAAGGAAACACCATCACGGCTGTCGAGTCCCGTCGAATCTCCTTCTGTCGCCCTTCCTCCCATTGCCACCCTAGGTGAAAAACAAGCAGGCCGAAGCGGGCAATCCAAACAACAGGAAGATAATCGAGGGGCATCACCAAAGCCTGTCACCCATAGTCCCCCAAAAATTGAAGAGCTTGAGTCTGAATTTGTTGATTTCGAAGAAGCACGGTATAAGGCCTATTGCCCGGACTGTGAAAGTCTGTTCTATGTTAAGGGAACGACTCTTAGTAAGCGGAAGAAAGTTCAGTGCCCTAACCATGACTCTGTGAATATCGGCGGCACTCATGAACTATCAAAGTTGAGTCTAATGCAGGCTGATAACGAAGTTATCGTTTACAGTGTCATAAAAGATTTCTTTTCATACAATGGTAGAATTTCAGTAACTACTTATTGGAAAAGTATCTTGGTTGCTTTGGTTCCAATGTTGATTATTGGGGTGATTTGTAGCTTTACGCTCCCGTCACTCAGCCCTCTTTTATGGTTTGCGATACTTAGCCCTCTTTGGGTTAAACGTTTGCATGATCACAACTTCAGCCAAGAGTGGGCGATTATTCCAGGCGTGTCTGCAGTCTGCATGGTAATAAATTCCTGGCTTTTACCCTCGATGATACGAGGTGAGTCATATCCTCTCTTGTCTATAATTGCCCTACTCGCTTTGATTGGAAGCTTGATTATGGGAGTCATGATTTCTTGTGTGCCTGGGGCAAAGAGAATCAATCGATTTGGGCAGGCCCCAAATAAAGTAAAGGTCAAGTGGTTGTAATTACTCAAGAACACGAGATTCGTTTATCGCTAACTAAAATAAGCGTAAGACTTTCAAACTAATAAAAACAATATCTATGAAGGTTTTGAATAGACCTGGTTTATATTATATGCCAATTGGGCAGAAGGAGCTGACCTTATTTAGAAGAGGTTCGTCGAGGATATTGAGCAAAAATCAAAACCAGCAAAATAATTTTTTTAAGGTGACTAGTTTGTAATATT
The window above is part of the Oceaniferula marina genome. Proteins encoded here:
- a CDS encoding DUF805 domain-containing protein; the encoded protein is MPRSKETPSRLSSPVESPSVALPPIATLGEKQAGRSGQSKQQEDNRGASPKPVTHSPPKIEELESEFVDFEEARYKAYCPDCESLFYVKGTTLSKRKKVQCPNHDSVNIGGTHELSKLSLMQADNEVIVYSVIKDFFSYNGRISVTTYWKSILVALVPMLIIGVICSFTLPSLSPLLWFAILSPLWVKRLHDHNFSQEWAIIPGVSAVCMVINSWLLPSMIRGESYPLLSIIALLALIGSLIMGVMISCVPGAKRINRFGQAPNKVKVKWL